Proteins from a single region of Chryseobacterium sp. T16E-39:
- the cysK gene encoding cysteine synthase A, whose amino-acid sequence MKFQNTLETIGNTPVVKINKLFNSDHEVWIKLEKSNPGGSIKDRIALAMIEDAEAKGLLNKDSTIIEPTSGNTGIGLSLVAAVKGYKLILVMPDSMSIERRKIMEAYGAEFVLTPREKGMKGAIEKANELAQETPNSWIPRQFDNPANVKIHTETTAQEIIKDFPDGLDYIITGVGTGGHITGIAKVLKEKYPNVRVIAVEPELSPVLSGGSPAPHPLQGLGAGFIPSILDITLLDGVITVGKEEAFQYTLDAAKKEGLFVGISTGAALAAIAKHLPEIKTDAKILTINYDTGERYLSIEGLF is encoded by the coding sequence ATGAAATTTCAGAACACATTAGAAACGATTGGGAATACGCCAGTCGTAAAAATTAACAAGCTTTTTAATTCAGATCATGAAGTCTGGATCAAATTAGAAAAAAGCAATCCAGGAGGAAGCATCAAAGACAGAATAGCATTAGCCATGATTGAAGATGCAGAAGCCAAAGGTTTATTAAACAAAGACAGCACAATCATAGAGCCTACCAGTGGAAATACCGGAATTGGACTTTCATTGGTTGCTGCCGTTAAAGGATACAAACTTATTCTGGTAATGCCTGATAGCATGAGTATAGAACGCCGTAAAATTATGGAAGCTTACGGAGCTGAATTTGTACTGACGCCTAGAGAAAAAGGAATGAAGGGCGCTATTGAAAAAGCAAATGAACTCGCGCAGGAAACCCCTAACTCATGGATACCAAGGCAGTTTGATAATCCTGCTAACGTAAAGATTCACACAGAAACAACCGCACAGGAAATAATAAAAGATTTTCCTGATGGTTTGGATTACATTATTACAGGAGTAGGAACAGGAGGTCATATTACAGGAATCGCAAAAGTCTTAAAAGAGAAATATCCTAATGTTAGGGTAATTGCTGTAGAACCGGAACTTTCTCCGGTATTAAGCGGTGGAAGTCCGGCACCTCATCCTTTACAGGGCTTGGGAGCAGGATTTATACCTTCCATTTTAGATATAACACTTCTGGATGGTGTAATTACAGTAGGTAAAGAGGAGGCTTTTCAATATACATTGGATGCCGCTAAAAAAGAAGGTCTCTTTGTAGGAATTTCTACAGGTGCTGCTTTAGCTGCCATTGCTAAACATTTACCGGAAATCAAGACTGACGCTAAAATTCTAACCATCAATTACGATACTGGTGAACGGTATCTCTCCATTGAAGGGCTCTTCTAA
- the cobA gene encoding uroporphyrinogen-III C-methyltransferase — translation MNTNIKAPKVYLIGAGPGNPDLITVKAVKAIAKADVILCDRLVSPEILETYVNKNAEVIYVGKECSKNASTPQSLINTLMVDYALQNKTVARLKGGDVSIFSNILDELQALKENHIPFEIIPGITAALGAAAYAGMPLTARGYATSVRFLTYYKSEILSNEYWKELAVTNDTLVFYMSKGNLIALVEKFIQLGVSRDKKIAVIEQATTPYQKVYTSSFDDFAIKFADKTFASPSLVVIGKVVNLHEEFSWLQNSENEGLYFKSVENGSLIQKTQNFFEYAV, via the coding sequence ATGAATACAAACATAAAAGCACCCAAGGTTTATCTTATTGGTGCAGGACCCGGCAACCCAGATCTCATCACCGTAAAAGCAGTAAAAGCTATTGCTAAGGCGGATGTTATCTTATGTGACCGTCTTGTAAGTCCCGAAATACTGGAAACATACGTCAATAAAAATGCAGAAGTTATTTATGTCGGTAAAGAGTGCAGTAAAAACGCGTCCACACCTCAATCACTCATTAATACTTTAATGGTTGATTATGCTCTTCAGAACAAAACTGTTGCAAGACTTAAAGGAGGTGATGTATCTATATTTTCTAATATTCTGGATGAATTACAAGCTTTAAAAGAAAATCATATCCCATTTGAAATTATTCCGGGAATTACAGCTGCTTTAGGAGCTGCAGCGTATGCAGGCATGCCTTTAACCGCCAGAGGATATGCTACATCTGTCCGGTTTCTTACGTATTATAAGTCTGAAATTCTTAGCAATGAGTATTGGAAAGAACTGGCTGTAACCAATGATACTCTTGTATTTTATATGTCTAAGGGTAACCTTATAGCTCTTGTAGAAAAATTTATACAGCTAGGGGTTTCAAGGGATAAAAAGATTGCTGTGATTGAACAGGCGACTACACCTTATCAAAAGGTGTATACCTCATCTTTTGATGATTTTGCGATAAAGTTTGCAGATAAAACTTTTGCCTCTCCATCATTAGTTGTGATTGGTAAAGTAGTCAATCTGCATGAAGAATTTTCATGGCTTCAAAATTCTGAAAACGAAGGCCTTTATTTTAAATCAGTTGAAAATGGAAGCCTCATCCAAAAAACTCAAAATTTCTTCGAATATGCTGTCTGA
- a CDS encoding sulfite reductase flavoprotein subunit alpha, producing MLSENKLKILKQISDNFSRDESIWASGYLAGLVGSSLPAVQAPQQIESTDQVAVKKITLAYGTETGNSKKLATSLAGIIKKKGIQVKLADLSQYKPKDLGKEEYFFVIISTQGEGDPPVLAKKFYDYIHENEIDLSKLKFGVLALGDTSYPLFCKTGEDVDYRLEILGAQRIIPLKKCDIDYEQDASQWIEHVFETVNKTSENSSKNISAPKVSKGRKKYQGTVSNIINLNDITSDKETYHIEIETEETLVYSPGAALGIIPFNSKPVVDEIIELTGIDPKKEVETARVTASVEELLSQHLNISYLLKTVVAQYAAITGHSIPEVRLGLLDLLRIYPVKNADEFEQIITVLTGQSPRLYSISSSLEAHGDTEIHITVAKSEFLIDDQKQNGLCSGFLSEFAEGESIEFYIQEAGHFKLPEQDKDIIMIGPGTGIAPFRSFLWERDATGAEGRNWLFFGDRNFVSDFLYQSELQDFLKTGGLTHLDLAFSRDTAEKIYVQHKLEQKAQEVFYWLEGGASIYVCGAKEPMSRDVEETLLNIIQTQGKRSKEDALSYLEEMELNGRYAKDVY from the coding sequence ATGCTGTCTGAAAATAAATTAAAAATATTAAAACAAATATCTGATAATTTCTCCAGAGATGAATCCATCTGGGCAAGCGGATATTTAGCAGGTCTTGTAGGATCATCTTTACCGGCTGTTCAGGCTCCTCAACAGATTGAGTCCACAGATCAGGTTGCTGTGAAAAAAATTACCCTTGCTTATGGGACAGAAACGGGGAACAGTAAAAAACTGGCGACAAGCCTGGCAGGAATTATTAAGAAAAAAGGAATCCAGGTTAAGTTAGCTGATCTTTCACAATATAAACCAAAAGACCTGGGTAAGGAAGAGTACTTCTTTGTTATCATAAGTACCCAGGGCGAAGGTGATCCTCCGGTTCTCGCTAAGAAATTCTATGACTATATTCATGAGAATGAAATCGATCTCAGCAAACTAAAATTCGGAGTTTTAGCTTTAGGAGATACAAGTTATCCGCTATTCTGTAAAACAGGAGAGGATGTGGATTACCGTCTGGAAATATTAGGAGCTCAGCGAATCATTCCATTAAAAAAATGCGATATTGATTATGAACAGGATGCAAGCCAATGGATCGAACATGTTTTCGAAACAGTAAACAAAACATCTGAGAATAGTTCAAAAAACATTTCAGCTCCAAAAGTTTCAAAGGGAAGGAAAAAGTATCAGGGAACGGTTTCCAACATTATTAATCTGAACGATATTACTTCTGATAAGGAAACCTATCACATAGAAATAGAAACAGAAGAAACTCTTGTTTACAGTCCTGGTGCAGCTCTGGGTATTATTCCTTTCAATTCAAAACCTGTAGTCGATGAAATTATTGAATTAACAGGAATTGACCCTAAGAAGGAAGTTGAAACAGCTCGAGTAACGGCCAGTGTAGAAGAGCTTTTATCTCAACATCTTAATATCAGTTATCTATTAAAAACAGTTGTTGCTCAATATGCTGCGATTACAGGACATTCAATTCCAGAAGTTCGTTTAGGCCTTCTTGATCTCCTTCGGATTTATCCGGTGAAAAATGCTGATGAATTTGAACAGATCATCACTGTATTAACTGGACAGTCTCCACGATTGTATTCCATCTCTTCCTCTTTGGAGGCTCATGGAGATACTGAAATTCACATTACTGTTGCCAAATCTGAATTCCTGATCGACGACCAGAAACAGAATGGATTATGCAGTGGTTTTCTTAGTGAATTCGCTGAGGGAGAAAGCATTGAGTTTTATATTCAGGAAGCAGGTCATTTTAAACTACCGGAGCAGGATAAAGATATTATCATGATCGGACCGGGAACAGGAATTGCACCATTCAGGTCATTTCTTTGGGAGCGGGATGCAACAGGAGCAGAGGGCAGGAATTGGTTATTTTTTGGGGACCGGAATTTTGTATCAGATTTCCTTTATCAATCAGAACTTCAGGATTTTCTTAAAACAGGCGGGCTCACTCATTTAGACCTTGCTTTCTCCAGAGATACAGCAGAAAAAATATATGTCCAGCACAAACTGGAACAAAAGGCCCAGGAAGTTTTTTACTGGCTTGAAGGGGGAGCATCTATCTATGTATGTGGTGCAAAAGAGCCCATGAGCCGTGATGTTGAAGAAACCCTTTTGAATATTATTCAAACTCAGGGGAAACGCAGCAAGGAGGATGCTCTTAGCTATCTGGAAGAAATGGAGCTTAATGGCAGATATGCTAAAGATGTTTATTAA
- a CDS encoding NADPH-dependent assimilatory sulfite reductase hemoprotein subunit encodes MSNKDNLSPVERIKTGSNGLRGTLKESLSDDFTGAIREDDQTLIKFHGMYQQDDRDRREERVSKKLEWLYSYMIRLRLPGGFLTSEQWSGLNEIAEDHSTGTIKITTRQTIQLHGILKSHLKPTIQSFNIQHLDSIAACGDVNRNVTCTANPSESPLHQEAYELAGKISEMCLPKTKSYYDIWIDDELIVDRKVEEDPLYQERYLPRKLKIGIAVPPNNDVDVFINDIALIAIIENNKIAGYNIAAGGGLGATHGNESTYARLASVLGFVDSEEKVLKAVYEIITVQRDFGNRSDRKLSRLKYTIDQLGIDGYRAEVEKRTGFAFEPAREFKFEQRKDRYGWTKNHEGKWFYTVFVEHGRVLDTDEYPLKSGLLKIAELDKVNFRFTCNQNLIISDIEEADKPQIESLLKEFGISEYTENASALRKNSVACVALNTCSLALAEAQRYLPSLVTKIEPVLEKYGLLEEDITIRMTGCPNGCGRSPNAEIGFVGTAYGKYNLHIGGDRLGMRLNTKFKENIGEEEILETLDQLFGIYVQEKLTEETFGDFSYRYLQSLN; translated from the coding sequence ATGAGCAATAAAGATAACCTTTCACCCGTAGAAAGAATTAAAACCGGCAGTAACGGACTCAGAGGAACCTTAAAGGAAAGTCTTTCCGATGATTTCACCGGAGCCATAAGAGAAGATGATCAAACCCTGATCAAGTTCCACGGAATGTATCAGCAGGATGATAGAGACAGACGAGAAGAACGAGTAAGCAAAAAGTTAGAATGGCTTTATTCATATATGATCCGGCTAAGACTTCCCGGAGGTTTTTTAACCTCTGAACAATGGTCAGGATTGAATGAAATTGCAGAAGATCATTCTACAGGAACGATAAAAATAACCACAAGACAGACTATTCAGCTGCATGGTATTTTAAAATCCCACTTAAAACCTACCATTCAAAGTTTTAATATTCAACATCTCGATTCTATTGCAGCATGTGGAGATGTTAATAGAAATGTAACCTGTACCGCTAATCCTTCTGAATCACCACTGCATCAGGAGGCTTATGAACTGGCTGGTAAGATCAGTGAAATGTGTCTTCCAAAGACCAAGTCATACTACGACATCTGGATCGATGATGAATTAATTGTTGACAGAAAAGTGGAAGAAGATCCTCTTTATCAGGAAAGGTATCTGCCAAGAAAGCTGAAAATCGGAATCGCAGTTCCCCCCAATAATGATGTGGATGTATTTATCAATGATATTGCACTGATTGCAATTATTGAGAACAATAAGATCGCTGGTTATAATATTGCTGCAGGAGGAGGGCTAGGTGCCACCCATGGAAATGAGTCAACGTATGCCCGTCTGGCTTCCGTGCTTGGATTTGTAGATAGTGAAGAAAAAGTATTAAAAGCTGTATACGAAATTATAACCGTACAGCGTGATTTCGGAAACAGAAGCGATCGAAAACTTTCAAGGTTAAAGTATACGATCGATCAATTGGGCATTGATGGATATAGAGCTGAAGTTGAAAAAAGGACTGGTTTTGCTTTCGAGCCAGCCAGAGAATTTAAATTTGAACAAAGAAAAGACCGTTATGGCTGGACAAAAAATCATGAAGGAAAATGGTTTTACACTGTTTTTGTAGAACATGGAAGAGTCCTGGACACTGATGAATATCCTTTAAAATCAGGACTATTAAAGATTGCAGAATTAGATAAAGTTAACTTCCGTTTTACTTGTAACCAGAACCTTATTATTTCTGATATTGAAGAAGCAGACAAGCCTCAAATTGAATCTCTTCTAAAAGAATTTGGAATTTCTGAATATACTGAAAATGCAAGTGCATTACGCAAAAATTCTGTTGCCTGTGTCGCATTAAATACCTGTTCATTAGCGTTAGCGGAAGCACAGCGCTATCTGCCTTCTCTGGTGACTAAAATTGAACCTGTCCTTGAAAAGTATGGTCTTTTAGAGGAAGATATAACGATTAGAATGACCGGATGTCCAAATGGTTGCGGAAGATCTCCTAATGCTGAAATCGGCTTTGTAGGAACAGCATATGGCAAATATAACCTTCACATCGGTGGAGACAGATTAGGAATGCGCCTTAATACAAAATTCAAAGAAAATATTGGTGAAGAAGAAATTCTTGAAACCTTGGATCAGCTTTTCGGCATATATGTACAGGAAAAACTGACTGAGGAAACGTTTGGTGATTTTTCATACCGCTATTTACAAAGCTTGAATTAA
- a CDS encoding TonB-dependent receptor — MKNKRQGLFLQKVGILLFVLLFFNLAEAQQQLIELSGIIKNTDTQKGITAVKVQVEHTEDTSLTDQQGNFKIRTRVKIPFRIVISKEGFISQTVEILSLSNKIAIELNPQNAIIDEVVISASRVPEKVLRSPIAIEKIDIRAIRESPAASFYETLENVKGLQLLTSSLTLKIPNSRGFNSPNNFRFMQLVDGVDVQSATLGVPLGNAIGPTELDIQSMEVTPGAASALYGMNAINGLASLQTKDPFTSQGLSVYFRGGVNHVDNVNHKISSLGESAIRFAKALNKNLAIKVNASYFSGVDWISNNQTDQNANPLITANPNFSLGNNPAEDLWNKYGDERNNRVAVKVDYNGKPTTFNVSRTGYLEKDLVSPEVKNVKFDAGLYYRFGDQWRTSYVYRYGLLDGTFQRGNKIRLQNATVQNHKVELTGKELTFRAYVSIENTGDSYNLKPLADNLDLTNLSNSNWKNIFQSALQNNINAGVSLNDAFIRARQEADKNRAVPGTYAFEQLKNTIIGINNWDSANGGVAGAPATGGAKLEQKSRFYQGELTYDLSRFVKIFNLLAGIDYRLYSITPDGNNFVDFDRPVKERNTPLSNGTFGKDVIYQKYGAFAQITKLFFDDKLKLNAALRVDRNPEFEAKINPRISIVYSPVNQHNFRASFQNGYRFPSLFEALSFVNNGNVRRVGGLSKVNEGLGYLENSYTLASLDRFTSAVNADVDGGKSPNQAALDNKNLLAVANLQKLQPEKINSFEVGYKSVFFNSKLVLDWDFYYNIYEGFLGQVEVAVPKNGKVGSESAVLDMIDRSKQDRYRVYTNSNSTYKSYGTSLGIRYNIVKNYNINANISYNDLASNNNSDLFITSFNTPKWMVNVSIGNREIIKNIGFTLVARWQNKFLWESPLASGQIPAYYTIDAQATWKLPEINANVKIGATNLFNRRYFQYAAGPEIGGLYYLAFTYDLKL, encoded by the coding sequence ATGAAAAACAAAAGGCAGGGACTTTTTCTGCAGAAAGTGGGTATACTATTATTTGTCCTTTTATTCTTTAACCTGGCGGAAGCACAACAGCAGCTGATAGAATTAAGTGGAATCATCAAAAACACAGACACCCAAAAAGGGATTACCGCTGTAAAAGTTCAGGTTGAACATACAGAGGATACTTCATTAACAGATCAACAGGGAAATTTTAAAATAAGAACGAGGGTTAAAATACCCTTTCGAATCGTTATTAGTAAAGAAGGATTCATCAGTCAAACAGTTGAAATACTTTCCCTTTCCAATAAAATAGCGATAGAGCTAAATCCTCAGAATGCCATTATCGATGAAGTGGTTATTTCGGCTTCCAGAGTTCCGGAAAAGGTTCTAAGATCTCCTATAGCGATTGAAAAGATTGACATCAGAGCCATCCGGGAGAGCCCTGCTGCTTCATTTTATGAAACCCTTGAAAACGTGAAAGGTTTGCAACTTTTAACCTCTAGTCTTACGTTAAAAATCCCTAATTCCCGAGGTTTTAATTCGCCTAATAATTTTCGCTTCATGCAATTGGTGGATGGGGTTGATGTGCAATCTGCTACTTTGGGAGTTCCATTAGGAAATGCCATAGGCCCCACAGAACTGGATATCCAATCTATGGAGGTAACTCCGGGAGCGGCATCTGCTCTTTATGGGATGAATGCTATTAATGGATTGGCAAGTCTTCAGACAAAAGATCCTTTTACCTCACAGGGATTGAGTGTCTATTTTCGGGGAGGAGTTAATCATGTTGATAATGTAAACCATAAAATATCTTCTTTGGGAGAAAGTGCCATCAGGTTTGCAAAAGCTTTAAATAAGAACCTCGCTATTAAAGTCAATGCATCTTATTTTAGTGGAGTAGACTGGATCTCAAATAATCAAACCGATCAGAATGCCAATCCATTAATTACTGCTAATCCTAATTTTTCATTGGGTAATAATCCTGCAGAAGATCTTTGGAATAAATACGGAGATGAAAGAAACAACCGGGTTGCCGTAAAGGTAGATTATAATGGGAAGCCTACCACATTCAATGTGTCACGAACAGGATATCTTGAAAAGGATCTCGTAAGCCCGGAAGTTAAAAATGTAAAATTTGATGCCGGGTTGTATTATCGTTTTGGGGATCAATGGAGAACATCTTATGTATATCGATATGGATTGCTTGACGGAACTTTTCAGAGAGGAAATAAGATCAGGCTTCAAAATGCAACAGTCCAAAACCATAAAGTAGAGCTTACCGGTAAAGAGTTGACGTTTAGGGCTTATGTATCAATAGAAAATACAGGTGATTCTTACAATCTGAAACCTTTGGCTGATAACCTGGATCTGACCAATCTTTCTAATAGCAATTGGAAAAACATCTTTCAGTCAGCTTTGCAAAATAATATCAATGCAGGAGTAAGCTTAAATGATGCTTTCATCCGTGCAAGACAGGAAGCAGATAAAAACAGAGCAGTTCCCGGGACCTATGCTTTTGAACAACTAAAAAATACCATTATTGGAATCAATAACTGGGATTCAGCCAATGGGGGAGTTGCCGGAGCTCCCGCTACAGGAGGGGCTAAACTTGAACAAAAATCACGCTTTTACCAGGGTGAACTGACCTATGACTTAAGCAGGTTTGTAAAAATATTCAACTTGCTTGCAGGTATCGACTATCGCCTGTACAGCATAACCCCGGATGGAAATAATTTTGTTGATTTTGACAGACCGGTTAAAGAAAGAAATACCCCTTTATCCAATGGCACTTTTGGTAAGGATGTTATTTATCAGAAATATGGGGCTTTTGCCCAGATCACCAAACTTTTCTTTGATGATAAATTAAAACTTAATGCAGCCTTACGCGTTGACCGGAATCCTGAATTCGAAGCAAAAATAAATCCGAGAATAAGTATTGTCTATTCTCCTGTGAATCAACATAATTTCAGGGCCTCTTTTCAAAATGGGTACCGTTTTCCCTCATTGTTTGAAGCTCTTTCCTTCGTCAACAACGGAAACGTAAGAAGGGTGGGCGGACTTTCAAAAGTGAATGAAGGGCTGGGTTATCTTGAAAATTCATATACGCTTGCTTCCCTTGACAGATTCACTTCTGCAGTAAATGCTGATGTAGATGGAGGGAAAAGTCCAAACCAGGCAGCGTTGGATAACAAAAATCTTTTAGCAGTTGCCAATCTCCAAAAGCTGCAACCCGAAAAAATCAATTCATTTGAAGTAGGGTATAAGTCCGTTTTCTTTAATAGTAAACTGGTGCTGGATTGGGATTTTTACTACAACATCTATGAAGGATTTCTTGGACAGGTAGAAGTGGCTGTACCTAAAAATGGTAAAGTGGGAAGCGAAAGCGCTGTCCTGGATATGATCGATCGAAGTAAGCAGGACCGTTACAGGGTGTATACTAATAGCAACAGTACATACAAAAGCTATGGAACTTCATTAGGTATCCGGTATAATATTGTGAAAAACTATAACATCAATGCCAATATTTCTTACAATGATCTGGCGTCCAATAACAATTCAGATTTGTTTATTACCTCTTTTAACACCCCGAAATGGATGGTGAATGTGAGTATAGGAAACAGGGAGATCATCAAGAATATTGGCTTTACACTTGTTGCAAGGTGGCAGAATAAGTTTTTATGGGAAAGCCCTCTGGCTTCAGGACAAATCCCGGCTTATTATACAATAGATGCGCAGGCAACCTGGAAGCTTCCTGAAATCAATGCAAATGTAAAAATCGGAGCTACCAACCTGTTTAACCGCCGTTATTTTCAATACGCTGCAGGTCCTGAAATTGGTGGGTTGTATTACCTCGCTTTTACCTATGATTTAAAACTGTAA